The following coding sequences are from one Paenibacillus stellifer window:
- the argS gene encoding arginine--tRNA ligase codes for MTQSQNPLALIHEKVQAAIADAVVAAGLVQREELPAFVLEVPKDKSHGDLATNAAMQLTKIAKRNPRQIAEAIIEHLDTQSASIEKAEIAGPGFINFTLSKSYLYPVIALVHEQGDNYGRIETGKGQKVEVEFVSANPTGSLHLGHARGAAVGDALCNVLDFAGYEVTREYYINDAGNQVNNLSKSIEARYLQELGQEAEMPEDGYHGEDIKGFAKELVAEKGDSLLAMAPGDRAALLRNYGLEKELDKIKRDLGRFRVSFDIWYSETSLYENGQVLRALDQLRDRGEVYEQDGATWLQTTKYGDDKDRVLIKNDGTYTYLTPDIAYHSDKYGRGYNKMINIWGADHHGYIPRMKAAMASLGNDPDKLVVLIAQMVSLFQDGEKVKMSKRTGKAVTMEDLMDEVGIDAIRYFFTMRSMDSHLDFDMDLAVSTSNENPVFYVQYAHARVCSVFRQAEEQGVALPDPAAVDFSKLSTEHEYALLRKIGELPSEIALAADGYAPHRLIRYVYELASLFHSYYKAERVITDDAAQTLARLALLGAVRQTIANVLRLVGVSAPDRM; via the coding sequence ATGACACAAAGTCAAAATCCGCTTGCCCTGATTCATGAAAAAGTGCAGGCGGCCATTGCCGACGCGGTGGTAGCCGCAGGTCTTGTCCAGCGGGAGGAGCTTCCGGCATTTGTGCTGGAAGTGCCGAAAGACAAGTCGCACGGCGATTTGGCGACTAATGCCGCCATGCAGCTTACGAAGATCGCGAAGCGGAATCCGCGGCAGATCGCCGAAGCCATTATCGAGCATCTGGATACGCAGAGCGCGTCGATCGAGAAGGCGGAAATCGCCGGACCGGGCTTCATCAACTTCACCTTGTCGAAATCGTACCTCTATCCGGTAATCGCGCTTGTCCATGAGCAGGGAGACAATTACGGCCGGATCGAGACGGGCAAGGGGCAGAAGGTCGAAGTCGAGTTCGTCAGCGCCAACCCGACGGGAAGCCTGCATTTGGGACATGCCCGCGGCGCTGCCGTAGGCGATGCGCTGTGCAACGTGCTGGATTTCGCGGGCTACGAGGTAACGCGCGAATACTATATTAATGATGCGGGCAATCAGGTCAACAACCTGAGCAAATCGATCGAGGCCCGTTATCTGCAAGAGCTCGGACAGGAAGCCGAGATGCCGGAGGACGGCTACCATGGCGAGGACATCAAAGGCTTCGCCAAAGAGCTTGTAGCCGAGAAAGGCGACTCGCTGCTTGCGATGGCGCCGGGCGACCGCGCCGCGCTCCTCCGCAACTATGGTCTTGAGAAGGAGCTCGACAAGATCAAGCGCGACCTGGGCCGGTTCCGCGTCTCCTTCGACATCTGGTACAGCGAGACATCGCTCTATGAGAACGGCCAGGTGCTGCGTGCGCTGGACCAGCTTCGCGACCGCGGAGAGGTGTACGAGCAGGACGGCGCGACCTGGCTGCAGACGACCAAGTACGGGGATGACAAAGACCGCGTGCTGATCAAGAACGACGGCACCTACACATACCTGACGCCGGACATCGCGTACCATAGTGATAAGTACGGACGGGGTTACAATAAAATGATCAACATCTGGGGCGCCGACCATCACGGCTACATCCCCCGGATGAAGGCCGCCATGGCCTCGCTCGGCAATGATCCGGACAAGCTGGTCGTGCTGATCGCCCAGATGGTCAGCCTGTTCCAGGACGGCGAGAAGGTGAAGATGTCCAAGCGGACCGGCAAGGCGGTCACGATGGAGGATCTCATGGACGAGGTCGGCATCGACGCGATTCGCTATTTCTTCACCATGCGCAGCATGGACTCGCATCTGGACTTCGACATGGATCTCGCGGTTTCGACCTCGAACGAGAACCCGGTGTTCTACGTGCAGTATGCCCATGCACGCGTCTGCAGCGTCTTCCGCCAGGCCGAAGAGCAAGGCGTTGCGCTGCCGGACCCGGCAGCCGTCGATTTCTCGAAGCTGTCGACGGAGCACGAGTACGCGCTGCTGCGCAAGATCGGCGAGCTGCCGTCCGAGATCGCCCTTGCCGCCGACGGCTACGCGCCGCATCGCCTGATCCGCTATGTGTACGAGCTGGCTTCGCTCTTCCACAGCTACTACAAGGCGGAGCGCGTCATCACCGATGACGCGGCCCAAACGCTCGCGCGCCTCGCACTGCTCGGCGCCGTGCGCCAGACCATCGCCAACGTGCTGCGCCTCGTTGGCGTGAGCGCGCCCGACCGCATGTAG
- a CDS encoding S8 family peptidase has translation MDYYAFWQSVHEEIAAGPYGERRILTFHNSRQYAGALAQLKQLKARRTGLRKVKASPLIRAFIVPAAGAFKLMRKYASLIAVEEDSRIQIHSYSSSSVAQTPPSSIPWGVRAIRAPEAWSRSTGVHVKIGLIDTGVDFLHPDLKASLASGINLLHRGMLPIDDNGHGTHIAGTLAASGGLKGMMGVAPRAVIVPVKAFDHSGAAYVSDIVLGIDWCVQNRIDLINMSFGMKTRSKALHEVVVKAYRAGIPIIASSGNDGKRGGDYPARYPETIAVGAIDRKRRVASFSNRGGYIDVHGPGEKVSSCWLKESYKEMSGTSMATSHVTGAAALLLALRPGITPRELKLALRRSTVPLLLRGGQKRARLGGGALDAVRLLRIGTRAKAGARRAEPGAPE, from the coding sequence ATGGACTATTACGCTTTTTGGCAGTCGGTGCATGAAGAAATCGCGGCCGGCCCCTACGGGGAACGGCGCATCCTCACCTTCCATAACTCCCGTCAGTATGCCGGCGCACTCGCACAGTTGAAGCAGCTGAAGGCGCGGCGTACAGGACTTCGCAAAGTTAAAGCCTCCCCGCTGATCCGGGCCTTCATCGTTCCGGCTGCCGGAGCCTTCAAGCTGATGCGCAAATACGCCAGCCTGATCGCCGTTGAGGAAGATTCGCGAATTCAGATCCACTCGTACTCCTCATCCTCCGTCGCGCAGACTCCCCCCTCCTCCATTCCCTGGGGCGTCCGGGCCATTCGGGCCCCGGAGGCCTGGTCCAGGTCCACCGGCGTTCATGTCAAAATCGGTCTGATTGACACGGGCGTCGATTTCCTCCATCCCGACCTAAAGGCCTCTCTGGCCTCGGGCATCAATCTGCTGCACCGCGGCATGCTGCCCATCGACGACAATGGCCATGGCACCCATATCGCCGGAACGCTCGCCGCCTCAGGCGGCCTGAAGGGCATGATGGGTGTCGCCCCAAGAGCCGTCATCGTACCTGTCAAAGCCTTCGATCACAGCGGAGCCGCGTATGTCTCGGACATCGTGCTTGGCATCGACTGGTGCGTGCAGAACCGGATCGATCTCATCAATATGAGCTTCGGCATGAAGACCCGGAGCAAGGCGCTGCACGAGGTGGTCGTCAAAGCCTACCGGGCCGGCATCCCGATCATCGCCTCCTCGGGCAATGACGGCAAGCGCGGCGGCGACTATCCGGCCCGTTATCCGGAGACGATCGCCGTAGGCGCGATCGACCGCAAGCGGCGCGTCGCGTCTTTCAGCAACCGGGGCGGCTATATTGATGTTCACGGCCCGGGCGAAAAAGTGAGCTCCTGCTGGCTGAAGGAGAGCTACAAGGAGATGAGCGGCACCTCCATGGCGACCTCCCATGTAACGGGAGCCGCCGCCCTGCTGCTCGCCCTGCGTCCCGGGATTACCCCCCGGGAGCTGAAGCTCGCCCTGCGCCGCAGCACGGTGCCGCTGCTGCTGCGGGGGGGCCAGAAGCGCGCCCGGCTCGGCGGGGGCGCGCTCGACGCCGTGCGCCTGCTCCGCATCGGCACACGCGCCAAAGCCGGCGCCCGCCGTGCGGAGCCGGGCGCCCCGGAATAG
- the rpoE gene encoding DNA-directed RNA polymerase subunit delta, whose amino-acid sequence MSTPLNLKLDPEKIKEMPMVDLAFLILKAANTPFYYRDLMAEVAKMRGMSEEEINDTIAQLYTEINIDGRFACVGTNLWGLKRWYPLERSDDPVANSKRPRIINDEDDDLDDDDFTEEEDYSGDDDDFDAIDEDRDDLYSDDDSEEEVDDDVVLDDEEMDNEEIDEDDEESEDDPEEEGDSDEDDEDKY is encoded by the coding sequence TTGAGTACACCACTTAATTTGAAGCTCGATCCCGAGAAAATCAAAGAAATGCCGATGGTCGACCTGGCTTTTCTGATTTTGAAAGCGGCCAATACGCCGTTCTACTACCGCGATCTGATGGCTGAGGTAGCCAAGATGCGCGGCATGAGCGAAGAGGAAATCAACGATACGATTGCCCAGTTATATACCGAAATCAATATCGACGGCCGTTTTGCCTGCGTCGGAACGAATCTGTGGGGCTTGAAGCGCTGGTATCCGCTGGAACGCTCCGATGATCCGGTGGCCAATTCCAAGCGTCCGCGCATCATCAATGACGAGGATGACGATCTCGACGATGATGATTTTACCGAAGAAGAAGACTACTCCGGCGACGACGACGATTTCGATGCCATCGACGAGGATCGCGACGATCTGTACTCCGACGATGACAGCGAAGAGGAAGTTGACGACGACGTGGTGCTGGACGACGAGGAAATGGACAACGAAGAAATCGACGAGGACGACGAAGAATCCGAAGATGACCCGGAAGAAGAAGGGGATTCTGACGAGGACGACGAGGATAAGTATTAA
- a CDS encoding CTP synthase, giving the protein MTKYIFVTGGVVSSLGKGITAASLGRLLKNRGLKVTIQKFDPYINVDPGTMSPYQHGEVFVTDDGAETDLDLGHYERFIDINLSKNSNVTTGKVYSSVISKERRGEYLGGTVQVIPHITNEIKERVFRAGRETGSDVVITEIGGTVGDIESLPFLEAIRQIKSDIGRENVMYIHVTLIPYIKAAGEVKTKPTQHSVKELRSIGIQPNVIVCRTEYELSADMKAKIALFCDIDANAVVECRDASTLYEVPLNLRDEGLDEIVVNHLKLTTPKPDMREWESLLERINKLERNVEIAIVGKYVALHDAYLSVVESLSHAGFDANSEVTIRWVNAEEITDENVADRLRGVGGILVPGGFGDRGIEGKISAIRYAREKGVPFFGICLGMQVSVIEYGRSVLGLDRANSSEIDPGTPHPVIDLLPEQKDIEDLGGTMRLGLYPCKLQPSSLAMSCYGEELVYERHRHRYEFNNSYRDQIEKAGLLISGTSPDGRLVEIVELPGHPWFLAVQFHPEFTSRPNRPQPLFREFVKASLVHAEQL; this is encoded by the coding sequence TTGACAAAGTACATTTTTGTAACGGGTGGCGTCGTGTCCTCCCTTGGCAAGGGAATCACCGCCGCTTCGCTGGGCAGGCTGCTCAAGAACAGAGGTCTTAAAGTGACCATCCAAAAATTCGATCCGTACATCAACGTGGACCCGGGAACCATGAGCCCTTATCAGCACGGCGAAGTGTTCGTAACGGACGATGGAGCGGAGACGGACCTTGACCTGGGCCACTATGAGCGGTTCATCGACATTAACCTGTCCAAGAACAGCAATGTCACGACCGGCAAGGTCTATTCCTCGGTCATCAGCAAGGAGAGACGCGGCGAATACCTGGGCGGTACGGTACAGGTTATTCCGCATATTACGAATGAAATCAAGGAGCGGGTATTCCGCGCCGGCCGCGAGACGGGTTCGGATGTTGTCATTACGGAAATCGGCGGCACCGTCGGCGATATTGAGAGCCTTCCGTTCCTGGAAGCCATCCGTCAGATCAAGAGCGATATCGGCCGGGAAAATGTGATGTACATTCACGTAACCCTCATTCCTTATATCAAGGCAGCGGGTGAAGTGAAGACGAAGCCGACCCAGCACAGTGTCAAAGAGCTGCGCAGCATCGGCATTCAGCCGAACGTGATCGTCTGCCGGACCGAGTACGAGCTGTCCGCAGACATGAAGGCCAAGATTGCGCTCTTCTGCGACATTGATGCGAACGCGGTTGTGGAATGCCGCGACGCTTCGACGCTCTACGAAGTTCCGCTGAATCTGCGGGATGAAGGACTTGACGAGATTGTCGTCAATCATCTGAAGCTGACGACGCCCAAGCCGGATATGCGGGAATGGGAAAGTCTGCTGGAGCGCATCAACAAGCTGGAACGGAACGTCGAAATCGCGATCGTCGGCAAGTATGTGGCGCTGCATGACGCTTACCTCAGCGTAGTGGAATCCCTCTCCCATGCCGGCTTTGACGCGAATTCCGAAGTGACGATCCGCTGGGTGAACGCCGAGGAGATTACCGACGAGAACGTAGCAGACAGGCTCCGCGGCGTCGGCGGCATTCTAGTGCCGGGCGGCTTCGGCGACCGGGGGATCGAGGGCAAAATTTCCGCGATCCGCTATGCCCGCGAGAAGGGCGTGCCGTTCTTCGGCATTTGCTTGGGAATGCAGGTATCGGTTATCGAGTATGGCCGTTCCGTTCTTGGACTGGACCGGGCCAACAGCTCCGAGATCGATCCGGGCACTCCGCATCCGGTTATCGACCTTCTGCCCGAGCAGAAGGATATCGAGGATCTCGGCGGAACGATGCGTCTGGGACTCTATCCCTGCAAGCTGCAGCCGAGCTCCCTGGCTATGTCCTGCTATGGAGAGGAGCTTGTCTATGAGCGCCACCGTCACCGCTATGAATTTAACAACTCCTACCGTGATCAGATCGAGAAAGCGGGCCTGCTGATTTCCGGAACGTCCCCGGACGGACGTCTCGTCGAAATCGTGGAGCTTCCGGGACATCCGTGGTTCCTGGCCGTACAGTTCCATCCGGAGTTCACATCCCGTCCGAACCGTCCGCAGCCGCTGTTCCGCGAGTTTGTCAAAGCTTCGCTGGTTCATGCGGAGCAGCTGTAA
- a CDS encoding IS1182 family transposase encodes MIRQQQTLILSPYAALYDIVVPKDNMLRQINDLVDFTFIYEELEKKYCLDNGRNAIDPIRMFKYLLLKAIFELSDVDIVERSKYDLSFKFFLGMAPEDSVIDPSSLTKFRKLRLKDMNLLDMLIGKTVELAIEQNILKSNSIIVDATHTKARYNQKTPQEILQDRARKLRKAVYTMDESAKAKMPAKNTTSELEDELTYCQKLVHFIENESGIAQVPKILEPLNLLKETVADDVEQLRLAADPDARVGHKSADSAFFGYKTHLAMTEERIITAAVITTGEQNDGKQLQTLIEKSVAAGMQVKTVIGDTAYSEKGNIAYTKTNEIELVSKLNPLITQGARKKEDEFLFNKDAGMYVCPAGHMAIRKARQGKKGEGQNQQTTYYFDVDQCKRCPLREGCYKEGAKSKTYSVTIKSEEHTEQMAFQETEYFKTKAKERYKIEAKNSELKHGHGYDVAISSGLLGMQLQGAMAIFAVNLKRILKIAE; translated from the coding sequence ATGATACGGCAACAACAAACTTTAATCCTGAGTCCTTACGCGGCATTGTATGACATCGTTGTACCAAAGGACAATATGCTTCGTCAAATTAACGATTTGGTGGACTTCACTTTCATATACGAGGAACTCGAAAAGAAATACTGCTTGGACAATGGACGCAACGCCATTGACCCTATTCGCATGTTTAAATACTTGCTTCTGAAGGCAATCTTTGAATTGTCTGACGTAGATATTGTTGAGCGTTCAAAGTACGACCTCTCGTTCAAATTTTTTCTTGGCATGGCACCAGAAGACTCGGTAATCGACCCCAGTTCTCTGACGAAATTCCGTAAACTGCGGTTGAAAGACATGAATCTCTTGGACATGCTCATTGGTAAGACCGTAGAACTTGCCATCGAGCAGAATATCCTGAAGAGCAACTCCATCATCGTCGACGCAACGCATACGAAAGCACGCTACAACCAAAAAACGCCCCAAGAAATTTTGCAAGACCGTGCACGTAAATTACGAAAAGCCGTGTATACCATGGATGAATCGGCCAAGGCCAAGATGCCGGCAAAGAATACGACGAGCGAACTCGAGGATGAACTTACATACTGCCAAAAACTCGTCCACTTCATCGAAAACGAGAGCGGCATTGCACAGGTGCCCAAAATTCTGGAGCCGCTCAACCTGCTAAAAGAAACGGTTGCGGATGATGTTGAGCAGCTTCGTTTGGCGGCAGATCCGGATGCGCGCGTGGGACATAAGAGTGCAGATTCCGCGTTTTTTGGATACAAAACTCATCTTGCGATGACCGAAGAACGGATCATTACAGCGGCTGTAATTACAACAGGCGAACAGAATGACGGCAAGCAATTGCAGACGCTCATCGAAAAGAGCGTAGCGGCTGGCATGCAGGTCAAAACGGTGATTGGGGATACAGCCTATTCAGAAAAAGGAAATATTGCTTACACGAAAACAAATGAAATTGAACTGGTTTCCAAACTAAATCCGCTCATTACGCAGGGCGCGCGAAAGAAAGAAGACGAATTTTTGTTCAACAAAGATGCAGGCATGTACGTATGTCCAGCTGGACACATGGCCATTCGGAAGGCTCGGCAAGGCAAGAAGGGCGAGGGCCAAAACCAGCAGACTACCTATTATTTTGATGTGGATCAATGCAAGCGTTGCCCGCTTAGGGAAGGCTGCTACAAAGAAGGAGCCAAGAGCAAGACCTACTCCGTAACGATTAAATCTGAAGAGCACACGGAGCAGATGGCGTTCCAGGAAACGGAGTATTTTAAGACAAAAGCGAAGGAACGTTACAAAATTGAAGCGAAGAACAGTGAGCTTAAACATGGACACGGGTATGATGTAGCGATATCCTCGGGTCTGCTTGGCATGCAGTTACAAGGTGCGATGGCCATATTTGCTGTAAACCTAAAACGAATATTAAAGATAGCAGAGTAA
- a CDS encoding response regulator yields the protein MDKKKVLIVDDQNGIRILLMEVFNSEGYTTFQAANGKAALDIVNSDRPDLVLLDMKIPGMDGLEILKHIKEIDPAIKVIMMTAYGELDMIKEATKLGALMHFTKPFDIDEMRVAVNLHLRTGSIDQCS from the coding sequence ATGGATAAGAAGAAAGTGTTAATCGTCGATGACCAGAACGGGATAAGAATCCTGCTCATGGAGGTGTTCAACAGCGAAGGTTATACAACCTTTCAGGCGGCTAACGGCAAAGCGGCATTGGATATCGTCAACAGCGACCGCCCCGACCTGGTTCTTCTCGACATGAAAATCCCGGGAATGGACGGATTGGAGATTCTGAAGCATATTAAGGAGATCGATCCGGCGATCAAGGTCATCATGATGACGGCATACGGCGAGCTGGATATGATCAAGGAGGCGACCAAGCTGGGAGCGCTCATGCATTTCACCAAGCCGTTCGATATCGATGAAATGCGGGTGGCCGTTAATCTCCATCTGCGGACCGGGTCTATCGATCAATGCAGCTAA